In Providencia zhijiangensis, a single window of DNA contains:
- a CDS encoding fatty acid desaturase family protein, whose translation MYKPKPLPPLAFRQRDDLAFHRALQQAAKGYLQEKGDHRFADGRVYLKSLTLILVCLGSYGLMLSSQGGILFFVGYPLFIFFALLLAINMVHDASHNAVFQRGALNRIVNFWVTIPLGLDPDCWRVRHIVFHHSHTNVRHYDLDIEENFLLRQTPYQRWYPFMRWQHLYWPLIAAMTFPALIWGYDWFDRFHFTRVAPKMRHQGAKGIGVFLLSKILHLFLAILLPYWVLSPYGIGIGTLLGVYLLSQMFASFIFVVLILGTHWAKATFYTASDSGRMEQGFYTHTFSTTYDWQTTPKCLTYWLGGLNLHLTHHLFPNWHHRHYPALARIIQQTAAQFGMDYHCVDAKTLWRYQQRFLKRMGTGEGVR comes from the coding sequence ATGTACAAGCCTAAGCCATTACCGCCCCTCGCTTTTCGTCAGCGGGATGACTTGGCTTTTCACCGTGCATTGCAGCAAGCGGCGAAGGGGTATCTGCAAGAAAAAGGCGATCACCGCTTTGCCGATGGCAGGGTCTATCTCAAAAGTTTGACGCTAATTTTGGTGTGCTTAGGCAGCTATGGGCTGATGCTAAGTTCTCAAGGTGGAATTCTGTTTTTTGTGGGTTATCCGCTATTTATTTTCTTTGCCTTATTGTTGGCGATTAATATGGTGCACGATGCCTCGCACAACGCCGTTTTTCAGCGAGGAGCACTTAACCGGATTGTGAACTTTTGGGTAACAATTCCTTTAGGGTTAGATCCTGATTGTTGGCGCGTGCGGCACATTGTTTTTCACCATTCCCATACCAATGTTCGCCATTATGATCTGGATATTGAAGAAAATTTTTTACTGCGCCAAACCCCATACCAGCGCTGGTATCCGTTTATGCGTTGGCAGCATTTGTATTGGCCGCTGATCGCAGCAATGACATTTCCTGCACTTATTTGGGGTTACGATTGGTTTGACCGTTTTCATTTTACGCGCGTTGCCCCAAAAATGCGCCATCAGGGTGCGAAAGGTATTGGGGTATTTTTGCTGAGTAAAATCCTGCATCTTTTCTTAGCAATATTATTACCGTATTGGGTTTTATCCCCTTATGGCATCGGCATTGGCACGTTATTGGGTGTTTATCTGCTTAGCCAAATGTTCGCGTCATTTATTTTTGTGGTGCTGATTTTGGGTACTCATTGGGCGAAAGCCACCTTTTATACAGCATCGGATTCAGGGCGCATGGAGCAAGGATTTTACACTCATACGTTCTCCACCACCTATGATTGGCAAACCACGCCGAAGTGCCTGACTTACTGGCTCGGCGGATTGAATTTGCATCTGACGCACCATTTATTCCCCAATTGGCACCATCGGCATTATCCAGCGCTTGCTCGTATTATTCAGCAAACTGCCGCGCAATTTGGCATGGATTATCACTGTGTTGATGCCAAAACCTTGTGGCGTTATCAGCAGCGGTTTTTAAAGCGAATGGGAACAGGGGAAGGGGTTAGGTAA
- a CDS encoding SPOR domain-containing protein codes for MIATHRHRLFTLLLMGMSLLLCRPALSAVSPTSLEQIHDLGVQSINGDGVPIDLAKGRYYIQQSALQGYPLGQYHLGILFFTGEGGPQNTACATWWLEKAIAANNEVRERAQQALNDIQEDTTVTTEAVDEQRCQQYSYNLISLPMTEPIHAEPQVNAIELSAKGNQVLLEILNNHRPHRIYATLRLLQKELTRIWQPIAEHRERLMLAAAHKAHIQQQTAPEVNETVSDEPTEVIITLVLPPSEQKGETEQVELVPIDMPSKPIEVTIPVAKHTSVSTNLGGEIRSAPPRHYTLQLGSASSPEGLDAQARRYKLRNYLVYETVRNNRQWYVLVYGEYPTPRAAKHAIPGLPSAFQRDKPWVRSLQQVQSELN; via the coding sequence ATGATAGCCACTCACCGCCACCGTTTATTCACATTATTGCTCATGGGAATGTCGCTTCTGTTGTGCCGCCCTGCGCTGTCAGCAGTATCTCCAACATCCCTTGAGCAAATTCACGACCTCGGCGTGCAATCCATCAATGGAGATGGCGTCCCTATCGATCTCGCAAAAGGGCGTTACTATATTCAGCAATCCGCATTGCAGGGCTATCCCCTCGGTCAGTACCATTTAGGGATTCTGTTTTTCACGGGTGAAGGTGGCCCTCAAAATACAGCCTGCGCAACGTGGTGGCTGGAAAAAGCCATCGCCGCGAATAACGAAGTGCGTGAAAGAGCTCAACAGGCATTGAATGATATTCAGGAAGATACCACTGTCACCACAGAAGCGGTTGATGAACAACGTTGCCAGCAATATTCGTACAATTTAATCAGCTTACCGATGACCGAGCCCATTCACGCTGAACCGCAAGTTAATGCTATCGAGCTCTCAGCCAAGGGAAATCAGGTGCTACTGGAGATTTTAAACAACCACCGACCGCACCGGATTTATGCCACATTGCGCCTATTGCAAAAAGAACTGACTAGAATATGGCAACCTATTGCCGAGCACCGTGAACGCTTAATGCTCGCCGCTGCACATAAAGCCCATATTCAGCAACAAACAGCACCAGAGGTAAATGAAACCGTTTCTGACGAACCGACGGAAGTGATCATTACCCTTGTATTGCCCCCGTCAGAACAAAAAGGTGAAACTGAACAGGTAGAATTAGTGCCAATCGATATGCCTAGCAAGCCAATAGAAGTGACGATCCCGGTGGCGAAACACACCTCAGTGAGCACGAATTTAGGTGGCGAGATTCGCTCTGCGCCACCTCGTCATTACACATTACAATTAGGCAGCGCAAGCAGCCCTGAAGGGCTTGATGCACAAGCTCGTCGATATAAATTACGTAATTATTTGGTCTATGAAACGGTGAGAAATAACCGCCAATGGTATGTTTTAGTGTATGGCGAATACCCAACTCCTCGAGCCGCAAAGCACGCCATACCAGGCTTACCCTCTGCATTTCAACGGGATAAACCGTGGGTGCGCAGCTTACAACAGGTTCAATCTGAGCTAAACTAA
- a CDS encoding F390 synthetase-related protein, whose translation MKLLKILWYYWQARRLRFTDRAALERYQQRKLSAFTQRFLRRSPYFSAYCEQALTQWPVMNKALMMQHFDRMNTQGLKVDELLACAKQSESSRDFSPTVGKFSVGLSSGTSGKRGVFVVSPDEQARWSGTMLAKMLPDGLFTGERVALFLRANNNLYESVNNRWLSFQFYDLLGDFDEHLAALNQWQPTIIVAPAQVLVEIAKRQQRNECSLTPKRVISVAEVLNADDKSLLKTVFADVGEVYQATEGFLGCTCPHGTLHLNEVFLHIEKQWIDERRFSPIITDFTRQTQPIVRYQLDDILVVRDTPCPCGDAQIAIERIEGRSDDQLVLTNQQGDPITLFADACNRVICNTLPTETDYRLHQQGKLFTLSADCEEAVLLACKQALTDYFELQGAVTEHLQWQLNTNLPVTVMAIKRRRITREAS comes from the coding sequence GTGAAACTGCTGAAAATTCTGTGGTATTACTGGCAGGCTCGCCGACTGCGTTTTACGGATCGTGCAGCGCTAGAGCGATATCAACAGCGAAAATTGTCGGCATTTACTCAGCGTTTTTTACGGCGCAGTCCCTATTTTTCGGCCTATTGTGAGCAAGCACTTACTCAATGGCCTGTGATGAATAAAGCCTTGATGATGCAGCATTTTGACCGTATGAACACCCAAGGTCTGAAAGTGGATGAGCTGCTTGCCTGCGCAAAACAGAGCGAATCTTCCCGAGATTTTTCTCCAACAGTGGGGAAATTTAGTGTGGGGTTATCGTCTGGGACATCAGGAAAACGCGGGGTGTTTGTGGTTAGCCCTGATGAGCAAGCTCGCTGGTCGGGAACCATGCTCGCTAAGATGCTGCCGGATGGGCTATTTACCGGAGAGCGCGTTGCACTGTTTCTACGTGCAAACAATAACTTATATGAAAGTGTGAATAACCGTTGGCTCTCATTTCAGTTTTACGATTTGCTAGGGGATTTTGATGAGCATCTTGCTGCACTTAATCAATGGCAGCCTACCATTATTGTTGCTCCTGCTCAGGTGCTGGTGGAAATCGCAAAACGCCAGCAGCGAAATGAGTGCTCACTAACCCCAAAAAGGGTGATATCAGTGGCGGAAGTGCTAAATGCCGATGACAAATCCCTGCTAAAAACGGTTTTTGCAGATGTGGGCGAAGTGTATCAAGCGACGGAAGGTTTTCTTGGCTGCACCTGCCCTCATGGCACATTGCATCTGAATGAAGTTTTTTTGCATATTGAAAAACAGTGGATTGATGAACGCCGTTTTTCACCGATTATCACCGATTTTACACGGCAAACTCAGCCTATTGTGCGCTATCAACTGGATGATATCTTGGTCGTTAGAGATACCCCATGCCCTTGCGGCGATGCGCAAATAGCTATTGAACGCATCGAAGGGCGTAGCGATGATCAATTGGTGTTAACCAACCAACAAGGTGATCCAATAACCCTGTTTGCGGATGCCTGTAACCGAGTGATATGTAATACTTTACCGACAGAAACAGATTACCGACTTCATCAACAGGGGAAGTTATTTACCTTATCCGCGGATTGTGAGGAAGCGGTGCTATTAGCATGTAAGCAAGCACTAACTGACTACTTTGAACTGCAAGGCGCAGTGACTGAGCATCTTCAATGGCAACTCAACACCAACTTGCCCGTGACCGTAATGGCAATTAAGCGTCGGCGGATCACGCGGGAGGCATCATGA
- a CDS encoding phosphatase PAP2 family protein, protein MITSMSVWQRVGYLLLGWGCVGFIYSLTGHIYSSAHVISPTIIDDAIGYSPNAVWLYLSFFLFIPCGYLLSHAEKVKPLMWQMILCAVLSGTVYLIYPTTAEFPQNIGSGLTQQALAGLLQVDTSQNMLPSLHVSLTLIAWGALCRKGQFLRNLLWLLWALMIIFSVLMLKRHLFIDVVGGAACAWIAITVVRLLTFRLLAANPSRRVR, encoded by the coding sequence ATGATAACGTCGATGTCAGTGTGGCAGCGCGTGGGGTATTTACTATTAGGTTGGGGATGTGTTGGGTTTATCTACTCATTGACGGGGCATATTTATTCTTCTGCACATGTTATTTCCCCCACGATAATTGATGATGCCATCGGTTATTCGCCAAATGCGGTATGGCTCTATCTCTCATTTTTCCTATTTATTCCCTGCGGTTATCTGCTGAGTCACGCAGAAAAAGTGAAGCCGTTAATGTGGCAGATGATCCTCTGTGCGGTGCTATCTGGCACGGTATATCTGATTTATCCAACCACAGCCGAGTTTCCTCAAAATATAGGGAGTGGGTTGACTCAACAGGCACTTGCCGGGTTATTGCAGGTGGATACGTCGCAAAATATGCTGCCTTCGCTCCACGTGTCATTGACGTTAATTGCATGGGGGGCTTTGTGTCGAAAAGGTCAATTTTTGAGAAACCTCTTGTGGCTATTGTGGGCGTTGATGATTATTTTTTCTGTCTTAATGCTGAAGCGGCACCTGTTTATTGATGTGGTTGGCGGCGCGGCTTGTGCGTGGATAGCGATAACGGTTGTTCGTTTACTGACGTTTCGCTTATTGGCGGCTAATCCGTCACGGAGAGTGCGATGA
- a CDS encoding molecular chaperone, whose amino-acid sequence MNNINLLKMKNPVLYCLISGIAFLATLFTQPTWANNIQDQINGLTLHSTRVIYPHDAKNGVTYTITNNTAIPYLLQARLLPWEGSSSSKTASDNTETADENLTAFIALPPLQRFEPGETLTLRILQKHNLLTQDKESIAQLSLTAIPAQSKEAAEGAQMILAVQNNLKLFYRPAGLPEHHLDNIAEQLQFQRTKNTLTLKNPTPFYVTLASLSVGKNALNLSSSRMVPPFGEAQWPLDASHVANDIHWQLMDDDGGTDKMRTRQLSAM is encoded by the coding sequence ATGAACAACATTAATTTATTGAAGATGAAAAATCCTGTGTTGTATTGCTTGATTAGCGGGATCGCCTTCTTGGCAACACTTTTTACCCAGCCTACATGGGCAAATAACATCCAAGACCAAATTAATGGGCTCACACTGCATTCAACCCGTGTGATTTACCCCCATGATGCCAAGAACGGGGTGACGTACACTATCACCAATAACACGGCGATACCGTATTTATTACAGGCGCGCCTATTGCCGTGGGAAGGGAGCTCATCAAGCAAAACGGCGAGCGATAATACCGAAACCGCAGATGAAAATTTGACGGCATTTATTGCTTTACCGCCGTTACAGCGCTTCGAGCCGGGCGAAACACTCACATTGCGCATTCTTCAAAAGCATAATTTACTCACGCAAGATAAAGAGTCGATTGCGCAGTTATCACTGACGGCGATCCCCGCACAGTCAAAAGAGGCGGCCGAAGGTGCGCAAATGATCCTTGCCGTACAAAATAATCTGAAGCTGTTTTATCGCCCCGCGGGATTACCGGAACATCATCTCGACAACATCGCCGAACAGCTGCAATTTCAGCGCACAAAAAACACGCTAACCCTGAAAAACCCGACGCCTTTTTATGTCACGTTAGCGTCACTGTCGGTGGGGAAAAACGCCCTGAATTTAAGTTCCTCACGCATGGTTCCACCCTTTGGGGAGGCGCAGTGGCCCCTTGATGCCAGCCATGTCGCAAACGACATTCATTGGCAGCTCATGGACGACGATGGCGGAACCGACAAAATGAGAACACGCCAACTCTCAGCAATGTAA
- a CDS encoding sterol desaturase family protein, with amino-acid sequence MNELTFPIIFMVLIVMVEALIIARQKRVSFSWQDVVFNLNSGHIMLWLFRGLELFCYGFVVTHFSFGLTDSWPTWLVWLFTLIAWDLGFYWLHRLHHRYRLLWAVHVVHHQGEHFNLSLGVRNSWYSSLTSIPFFLLLALMGVPLTVFMTVSVLHYTIQFFNHSGLIPRFKWLESWMVTPHHHRVHHIKTGGYANRNFGGSFIIWDKLFGTFSESPETPHQYGIGGEAATENPLIDSNRPFLRILGVKKANKPMHSPSYHIGKMGLVGGSLLLFTLVIGYVYRYGYGFNGTTLEQVGLFLLLAAGTVALSGLSSGYGWGKWSWFAVASLTLLLIIIAGWLTPFWLVMGALLWLHSLAVLMGVGTTPVDRRDVQA; translated from the coding sequence ATGAATGAACTGACATTTCCCATTATCTTTATGGTGTTGATTGTGATGGTGGAAGCGCTGATTATTGCCCGTCAAAAGCGCGTTTCATTCAGTTGGCAAGATGTGGTTTTTAACCTTAATTCTGGGCATATCATGCTGTGGCTGTTCCGTGGGTTAGAACTATTTTGCTACGGTTTTGTGGTCACACATTTTTCTTTTGGCCTTACCGATAGCTGGCCAACGTGGTTGGTGTGGTTGTTTACGTTAATCGCTTGGGATTTAGGGTTTTATTGGCTTCACCGCTTACATCATCGTTACCGTCTTTTGTGGGCAGTGCATGTGGTGCACCATCAAGGGGAGCATTTTAATCTCTCGTTAGGGGTACGTAATTCGTGGTATTCCTCACTCACTTCTATTCCTTTCTTTCTGTTATTAGCGTTGATGGGCGTACCGCTCACCGTCTTTATGACGGTATCCGTGCTTCATTATACGATTCAATTTTTTAACCACAGTGGATTAATTCCTCGGTTTAAATGGTTGGAATCGTGGATGGTGACGCCGCATCATCATCGGGTTCACCATATAAAAACGGGCGGGTACGCCAATCGTAACTTTGGCGGCAGCTTTATTATTTGGGACAAGCTATTTGGAACGTTTTCTGAATCTCCTGAAACGCCCCATCAATACGGTATTGGTGGTGAGGCGGCAACGGAAAATCCGTTGATTGATAGTAATCGCCCATTTTTGCGTATATTGGGCGTGAAAAAAGCGAATAAACCGATGCATTCTCCTAGTTATCACATCGGAAAAATGGGGCTAGTGGGTGGGTCCTTACTATTGTTCACGTTGGTGATTGGCTACGTGTATCGCTATGGGTACGGTTTTAATGGGACGACTCTTGAGCAAGTTGGGTTATTTCTGCTGTTGGCGGCAGGGACTGTCGCATTATCTGGCTTATCAAGCGGTTATGGTTGGGGAAAATGGAGTTGGTTTGCCGTTGCCAGCCTGACACTGTTATTGATCATAATCGCAGGTTGGTTGACACCATTCTGGCTGGTGATGGGGGCGCTATTATGGTTGCACAGCCTTGCTGTGCTAATGGGCGTAGGAACAACGCCTGTGGATAGACGTGATGTACAAGCCTAA
- a CDS encoding fimbrial-like protein — MIRKLSFFSVIVGLLLPAGELQAGSASTTLSFSAFFYGGSCDVTVPSTITYNNGAPLPYDEIPNNKQSRQFTLTLSGCQGYFLTPRIAVKGNTFTADNNERLYADASSTTKGYGVKLSTPGNTVFNANDNTAKPGNEVITIKTWPSGGTSDVARLNSSLNFNAVLACGTCTASDNLQNGELTATVTFSFLYD, encoded by the coding sequence ATGATACGAAAACTTTCTTTCTTTAGCGTGATTGTAGGGTTGCTATTACCAGCCGGTGAATTACAGGCAGGCAGTGCCTCAACCACCCTCTCCTTTTCCGCTTTTTTTTATGGCGGTAGCTGCGATGTGACGGTGCCAAGTACCATCACATATAACAATGGTGCGCCACTGCCCTACGATGAAATTCCGAACAATAAGCAAAGTCGCCAATTCACGTTAACCCTCTCAGGGTGTCAGGGCTATTTTTTAACACCCAGAATTGCAGTCAAAGGGAACACATTCACCGCGGATAACAATGAGCGGCTGTATGCCGATGCATCCAGCACCACAAAAGGCTATGGCGTTAAGCTATCCACCCCGGGGAATACGGTCTTCAATGCCAATGACAATACTGCGAAACCCGGTAATGAGGTGATTACCATCAAAACATGGCCATCAGGTGGAACCAGCGATGTGGCGAGATTAAATAGCTCACTCAATTTTAATGCCGTGCTTGCCTGCGGTACCTGCACCGCCAGTGACAATTTGCAAAACGGTGAACTCACCGCAACCGTCACATTTAGCTTCTTATATGACTAA
- a CDS encoding molecular chaperone: protein MAQTRVVFDAANPNAKIAIKNSSPQVYLIKADVINAPEGNAHKPAPPFIATPPMSRLEKESQSTLLIVRNGASALPTDRESVFYLSLLAIPSTTKASAPEGEMTSAQVSVGVRNVIKLFYRPKGLPMSVESASNQLTFRQQGQQLEVNNPTPYYITLAQLSVDQHPIDVRELGPMIAPFSTQTYPVKGGTAQAEWKVITDYGDMSTAYQGKIQSGAIRDEQH from the coding sequence TTGGCCCAGACTCGTGTCGTGTTCGATGCAGCGAACCCAAATGCCAAAATTGCCATTAAAAACAGCAGCCCGCAGGTTTACTTAATCAAAGCCGATGTCATCAATGCACCCGAAGGAAATGCACACAAACCCGCGCCCCCGTTTATTGCCACACCGCCGATGTCTCGCTTAGAAAAAGAGAGCCAAAGCACGCTGCTGATTGTGCGTAATGGGGCTTCGGCGCTGCCGACGGACCGAGAATCCGTATTTTATTTAAGCTTATTAGCGATCCCTTCCACCACAAAAGCTAGTGCCCCCGAAGGCGAGATGACCAGCGCGCAAGTTTCAGTGGGGGTCCGCAACGTTATCAAACTGTTTTATCGCCCGAAAGGGTTACCCATGAGCGTCGAAAGCGCCTCAAACCAACTGACATTTCGCCAGCAAGGTCAGCAGCTCGAAGTCAATAACCCAACGCCGTATTACATCACATTGGCGCAATTGAGTGTGGATCAGCACCCCATCGATGTACGAGAACTGGGTCCTATGATTGCGCCCTTCTCCACCCAAACTTACCCCGTCAAAGGCGGTACCGCACAGGCAGAGTGGAAAGTTATCACCGATTACGGGGATATGAGCACCGCGTATCAGGGGAAGATTCAATCAGGAGCTATCCGCGATGAACAACATTAA
- a CDS encoding fimbria/pilus outer membrane usher protein, whose translation MKKAHKIAENQPKTPFFRYHPLACVLLLAVAPTQAEDYFDPSFLGVAGENTDVDLSAFSQAGGVAEGEYTVSVFVNQQDVGQFTLNFIKNAHGEIAPELTPEQLDTFGVNVPHIPVLKDLPNGEFISDLGALIPQATTRLDLSRLRLNISVPQVAMQSQVNRNADPSLWDDGIPALMANYNVSAGRTTSRYDHGKKNQNTNVFASARLGANAGPWRLRSNLTHSRFEYSGSENQSATTHTQTYFSNTTLSRDIRALRSTLLVGESSTGSDVFDGVPFKGVQLTSNEQMLPSQLRGYAPAISGVANSNARVTIRQNGNIVYEAYVAPGPFYINDIQQAGLSGDYDVTVTEADGAERQFVVPYSSLPVMLRPGGWKYEVASGRYNGNLTTSSRRSDFILGTAVYGLHNDVTLYGGALLAKDYQSLSLGTGVSLGDFGAVSTDVTHSSAKFTYSNPVASASERKTGQSYRIRYSKSLMATGTSVDLTALRYSTEHFYNFSEFNSQGYRLEEGLSPWTLQRRRSSFQTQLSQQMQQYGSLHFRANRDDYWGSSRTLTGLSMGYSNSFKGISYGVNYNIDRVKDSRNNWPENRQLSFNLSVPFSVFTQDRDWQSIYATYSMSHDQNGRTQNNSGLSGSFMDGKLSYGASQSWGNKGQIANTNLNAGYQGDKGSISTGYSYSNNSQSINMNASGGALLHAEGLTLSRSMGDSVALISAPGAEGVSVNGGSAVTDWRGYAVAPYLSDYNKNSIGLDPSTLPENIDLPQSNTNVYPTKGAVVKASFRTRIGYQVLMTLKQGAKYVPFGAIATLISDNSADNISSIVGDAGQVYLTGLPETGELLVKWGDAAAQQCQVSFDLRHVDVSADMPIRQASYRCVSGQQQAQPMVSNTPETAQQVSAPMENIEPLHQTPNKTRWLQSPAGEK comes from the coding sequence ATGAAAAAAGCCCATAAAATTGCTGAAAATCAGCCAAAAACCCCTTTTTTCCGTTATCACCCGCTGGCGTGTGTATTGCTATTGGCGGTCGCGCCAACACAGGCCGAAGATTACTTTGATCCCAGTTTTTTAGGGGTAGCAGGTGAAAACACAGACGTGGATTTATCTGCCTTCTCACAAGCCGGTGGCGTAGCTGAAGGGGAATACACTGTGTCCGTGTTTGTTAACCAACAAGACGTGGGGCAATTTACGCTTAATTTTATCAAAAATGCCCACGGTGAAATCGCACCGGAATTAACCCCGGAGCAACTCGACACATTTGGGGTCAATGTACCGCACATTCCTGTCCTGAAAGACTTACCTAACGGCGAGTTTATTTCAGATTTAGGTGCACTGATCCCACAAGCGACAACCCGATTAGATTTGTCACGCTTGCGATTAAACATCAGCGTGCCGCAAGTGGCGATGCAATCTCAAGTCAATCGTAATGCAGACCCGTCATTATGGGACGATGGCATTCCGGCACTCATGGCGAACTATAACGTCAGTGCGGGTCGCACCACGAGCCGCTATGACCACGGCAAAAAAAACCAAAATACCAACGTCTTTGCGTCTGCACGCTTGGGTGCCAATGCGGGGCCATGGCGTCTGCGCAGTAACCTCACCCATTCCCGTTTCGAATACAGCGGAAGCGAGAACCAATCGGCGACGACCCATACCCAAACCTACTTTTCCAATACCACCCTATCACGGGATATTCGGGCATTGCGCTCGACATTGTTAGTGGGTGAAAGCAGCACAGGCAGTGATGTGTTTGATGGCGTGCCCTTTAAGGGCGTGCAACTGACCTCCAATGAACAGATGCTGCCAAGCCAATTACGCGGCTATGCCCCGGCGATCAGTGGCGTCGCCAACAGCAACGCCCGCGTCACTATTCGCCAAAATGGCAATATCGTGTACGAAGCCTATGTGGCTCCAGGCCCCTTTTATATCAATGATATCCAACAAGCAGGCTTGTCTGGGGATTATGACGTCACGGTCACCGAAGCCGATGGCGCTGAACGCCAGTTTGTGGTGCCTTACTCATCCTTACCCGTGATGCTGCGCCCCGGCGGCTGGAAATACGAAGTAGCCTCCGGTCGTTATAACGGTAACTTGACCACCAGCTCGCGTCGCTCTGACTTTATTCTAGGTACCGCTGTTTATGGGCTGCATAACGATGTCACTCTGTATGGCGGCGCCTTGCTGGCAAAAGATTATCAATCTCTGAGTTTAGGAACAGGGGTCTCTTTAGGGGATTTCGGTGCCGTCTCCACGGACGTTACTCACTCATCGGCTAAGTTTACTTATTCCAACCCAGTGGCTAGCGCCAGCGAGCGAAAAACCGGGCAATCCTACCGCATCCGTTATTCAAAAAGCTTAATGGCAACAGGCACGTCGGTGGATTTAACCGCATTACGTTACTCCACCGAGCATTTCTATAATTTCAGCGAATTTAACAGCCAAGGCTATCGCCTTGAAGAGGGTCTTAGCCCGTGGACGTTGCAACGTCGTCGCAGCAGCTTCCAAACCCAGCTCAGCCAGCAGATGCAACAGTATGGCTCACTGCATTTTCGCGCTAATCGCGATGATTACTGGGGTAGCAGCCGAACCTTAACGGGTTTATCCATGGGCTACAGCAACAGCTTTAAAGGGATCAGCTACGGTGTGAACTACAATATCGACCGCGTAAAAGACAGTCGCAATAACTGGCCGGAAAACCGCCAGCTCTCCTTCAACTTAAGCGTGCCGTTTAGTGTGTTTACCCAAGACCGTGATTGGCAGTCAATTTATGCCACCTACTCCATGAGTCATGACCAAAATGGGCGCACGCAAAATAATAGCGGCCTGAGCGGCAGCTTTATGGATGGCAAGCTGTCGTATGGCGCATCACAAAGCTGGGGAAATAAAGGGCAAATTGCCAACACCAACCTGAATGCGGGCTACCAAGGCGATAAAGGCAGCATCAGCACCGGTTATAGCTATAGCAATAATTCCCAGTCAATCAATATGAATGCCAGCGGCGGCGCCTTGCTCCACGCCGAAGGGCTAACCTTAAGCCGCTCCATGGGGGACTCTGTCGCACTCATTAGTGCACCGGGCGCCGAAGGCGTCAGTGTTAATGGCGGTTCTGCTGTAACGGATTGGCGAGGCTATGCGGTGGCACCTTATCTTTCCGACTATAACAAAAACAGCATTGGTTTAGACCCAAGCACATTGCCTGAAAACATCGATTTACCGCAATCCAATACCAACGTTTACCCCACCAAAGGTGCGGTGGTGAAAGCCAGTTTCCGTACCCGTATCGGCTACCAAGTGCTCATGACCTTAAAACAGGGTGCCAAATATGTGCCATTTGGGGCCATTGCCACCTTAATTTCCGATAACAGCGCTGACAACATTAGCAGCATTGTGGGGGATGCAGGGCAGGTGTACCTCACTGGGTTACCTGAAACGGGGGAATTGTTGGTGAAATGGGGGGACGCTGCCGCACAGCAATGTCAGGTGAGTTTTGACTTGCGCCATGTGGATGTCTCCGCAGATATGCCAATCCGCCAAGCCTCTTATCGCTGTGTGAGTGGGCAACAACAGGCTCAGCCTATGGTATCGAATACACCAGAAACGGCTCAGCAGGTATCCGCTCCAATGGAAAATATCGAGCCTTTACATCAAACACCCAATAAAACACGTTGGTTACAGTCGCCTGCAGGAGAAAAATAA